The genomic window tggttaagaccagtGAGAGTTAAGTCAGAGTATATATGAATTTGTCCCAGTTAACAATCAAAATATCAccaatactatattgtaaagttaaaaaataaaattaaaaaaaaaaaaaacaatcaaaatatcAGTAGAATTTTTCACTAAAAAGTTTCataaatctgggcttccctggtagcccaggggttaagaatccaccttgcaatgcaaggggcatgggtttgatccctggtccgggaagataccacatgctgcggGGTGTCTGAGCCTGTGAGCCTCAACTACTAATGCCTGAGAgtgtagagcccatgctctgcaacaaaagatgccactgcagtgagaagcccccactctctgcaagtagagaaagcccatgcaccacaatgatgacccagtgcagccaaaaataaataaataaaatacatactaaAGCCTTTCATAAACCTATACACCCCTGTCCATATATGctactatatagcatattgatttattgattgatttatcCACTAAAGGTAATGTAGCTTCTTATGTGAATATTTGCTAATATCTTGCCACAGATCAGGTGGAATGAGCCACAGAAAATATAGATGAGGTTTTATAAAATTTTCCAACTTATGCTAGGTGGCTGGTAAAGCATAGCGAGGTTCTTGTAGGAAATatgtaactgaaatgaaaagtgaacatGAGCAGTAATGGTAAACCACTTTCTCTGTTACCAGCTAACTTAAATAGACACtgcttattttattaatattgtcCATCATTCAAATAATTTCTTGACTATACATTGTATGCAAAACCTGGGAGTCCTTTCAGAAGAACATGGTCTGCCACTTCAAGGaacttaatataaaaaaatcttcctgcaatgcaggagacacaggagataatggattcaatgcctgggtgaggaagatcccctggagtaggaaatggcaacccactccagtattcttgcctggaaaactccatggacagataagcctggtgggctgtagtccatgggattgtgaagagtaGAactcgactgaacgactaagcacacacaatctATTTGAAAAAGCAAACACAGAAAAAAGCTAATGATGGTTggtaaaataagtttttaaaatatgtaggtATGTGTTTATAACAACTGAGTTCCTAAACCCCTATACAAACTAGATGAAAGGTCCCATTTGGGGATTTTTGAGCTTTAAAAGATGAAAACCGGTGATAAAGAAAGAGGGTGATGTTTGAGTTTGATTCTCCGGGAGGCAAACACGAGATGGAGTAGTCAGCAGTGCAGTTTATTGGGGAGCCACATCTGTGAAAGGAAGAGGAAGGCCCAGGATTAAGGCGGGGTGGCGGGCGGGGGCGGCACTGCCAGAGCAGGATGCACGCCTGGCAGAGCCTCTGTCCACCCCTTGGAGAGCCCGCAGGCAGAGCCCTCGGGTGGGTGGAAATACTTCTTAAAGAGTACCTGAGCACTGCACCTCCACCTCTGCCACAAAGACATTCTGTTAACAGAGAATGATGTGGGCACCGACATGAGGCAAACTGTAGAGTCAGTGGACAGATGAACGTAACCCTGTGTGGACATGACTTGGCcgtgttctttggaattctgaagGTGTGTGGCCTTGGAATGtgtctctgtgtgggaagctttACACAGATTCCAGTGATGCCTGGAATCATTGTGTGATATGAGCCATCGAGTATTTATATGCTGGAAAAGACTGCGTCCTGTGTGGTCTCTTATCCATCTGAAGGGTTTGGGTTTTGATTATTGATTTGCTTTCATTTGCACTGTGAGGCTCTggagaaaaatcagcagtggcttGTGTATGATCAGCAGCGAGAGGTCTACGTGAAAGCACTTCTAGCGAAAATCTTTGAGTTGGAACAGAAACTGGAAACAGCCCCTCAGACACTCCCGCAGCAGACAAAAAAGACTGAATCAGAAGGTACTGGTGTAAAAATGTTCTTCTGGGTTGGCCTGCCTGACGTTTTCCAAAAAGAGAGATGCATCAAATTTAGATTCTTATAGATCTGTGTTATAAAGTAAAACAAGAGCAAGTCTGCTAGCCTTGAAGTAAGAAATCCCATTTTAGCCAACCTTCTGAATTCATCTCCCATTGTTTTCTGACACCAGAGGGCGAGAGGCACAGGGTAAAGGGATCTTGCAGCTCTGCAGGCACGTTAGGTTTTTTCCACCTTGCAAATCCTTTCCCTCCTTCAAAGTCCTGCTCCAGCTTCATTTCCCCCGGTGCTAGCCTTGTCAGTGACTATCTTGTTATTCTGCTTCCCTTTAGCAGTTATTCATATCAACTCTAGGAGAAAGATTACATTTTTATACGTGATCCTTCAATCATTTGAATCTCACCCTAGAACTGAGATGAAGTTCTTATCAGTGATGCTGTTTGCCAAAGGTTTTGCAGCTTCTCTGACACTGATCTCCATTGAGTTTCACAAGAGCCTAAGAGCGGGGGCAGAAAGGATCATTATTCTCGTTTTACAAATAGACTCAGCAGTTCCAGGTGATGAGCCAAGCTCTGTGCAAGGCTCTCATTTAAATGACTGACAGCCCCACTGGCACTGGAACCTTGAATTATAGAAAGAGAAGGCTCATAATCTCAGAGCTTcacatttgaatatttaaaatgaagctAATGCTAAAACAGTATGAAAGGAATGTCTCTAGAGAATTCAAAACTGTTTATCCCTCAGGGGACAAAGTTACTGCTGTATTGCCTGTATAAATTTGCTACACATAAAAGTAGGTTTTTAATTATGGGTGAAGTCTAGCTTTTTCCTTTGgtaatatgatttttcttttctctctccctcttattgtctctctctttctctctctctctgtgttttaTCAAAGTGGTATATGCATTAATGTCTCTAtttgttgatttgttttctttagacaTTAGTGACATCCCCCCCCCCTCAGAATAATTCTATTACTGTTTCTGATTCTTCTATCTATTCATTTTGTAACTTCAAGTAGTATACCTGAACTTCTGTTTCTtgttctgtcaaacatcaaccaTGATCCCTGTCTCTTGAGTCTTCATTTttgaagatgaggaaaaaatgcaaTCATGCTTACAGaaacatatttacatttatttcttcaggaaaattaccTATTTTGTAATTTGTAAAATTACCTATTTTGTGCCATGATGTGTTTGTCACAGGTTATCttcaagaagaaaagcaaaaatattataaCCATCTcttggaaaatgcaaaaaaagatctTGAGGTAGAACGACAAACCATAACTCAGCTGAATTTTGAACTGAGTGAATTTcgaagaaaatatgaagaaaccCAAAAAGAAGTGCAAGATTTAAATCAACTGTTGTGTTCACAAAGAAAGGCAGATGTACAACATCTAGAAGATGACAGgcataaaacagagaaaatacagAGGCTCAAGGAAGAGAATGATCTTGCCAGGGAAAAACTTGAAGAAGAGAAGAAGAGATCTGAGGAGCTGTTATCTCGGGTGAGTCTAACCAGCATGGTTTTCCATGGTTCATAATCCAGAATTTTCATGGTACTTATGAAGTGTCAGGGGCTATTTTAACTACTCAGGAACCAGCATGGAACAACACAAGTTCCTACCCCCTCATAGGAGTTCATGCTAAGAAGGGAGACAGACCATAAGCAAGTACCTAAATAAAACAGGGTAGTATGATCAAGAGAAACTGAGGCCAGCGAAGGCCTCACTGAGGAGATGGTATTTGGACAAAGCTGATGGCGAGAAGGCACCAGCAAGGTGAGTGACTGGGAATTCCCTCCTGATGAAGAGATCACAGACACAAAGGTTCTGAGTGAGGAGGAGGTAGGCATGTGTGGGAAGCTGAAAGGCGGGGTGAGGAGGAGGTAGGCATGTGTGAGAAGCTGAAAGGGGGGGAGTGAGGAGGAGGTAGGCATGTGTGGGAAGCCAAAAGATGGGGGGGTGAGGAGGAGGTAGGCATGTGTAAGAAGCTGAAAGGCGGGGTGAGGAGGAGGTAGGCATGTGTGGGAAGCCAaaagatggggggtggggaggaggaggtagGCATGTGTGGGAAGCTGAAAGAGGGGGATCCAGGTTGATTCCTAGGCTGGCACTGTGAACTGTTCTCAAGTTAATTCACTATATACCTCCCATGTTCTCACTATGCTCATAGCCAGATCTGGAACGTTTGTCTCAGTAATGTTGGCATTACTACATTAGATTTATTAGAATTCAGTACTGTTTCAAGAGAAACTTATTAACTTTTTCCCAGCAGCATGAAATAATGGAAAACACATAATTTGTGGTCTATCCCAGGTATCATCGAGGATGTGTGGCCTGAGGAAAATCAGCTAACTTCTCTGACTGACAGGTTATTTGTGTgtcaaattaataataataaatcttatAACCTCTCCTCACCTCATAGGACTTTTGTGAAGGTCAGCTGAGAGAAGGTGAAAGCGCTTTGTAAATTAAAGGGCTAGGTAAATGTTAGCTACTGCTACTCTTAGAATAGTGATTTCTAAAATCCTCCAAAATTTGAGTGAGAGGGAAAAAATGGTCTATAACATTTGCCTTCTCAGTCTTTACCATGCTCACTTCTGCCTAGAGGTGTGAGCAGTGATATTTACAAAAGATTAAGCAGAAATGATTGAAAATTTTGCTCCAACTCTGTGGCTGAGGAGGCCAAGCTCTGCTTTCTTATCCTACTCAGAAATATCAGTGGATGTTAGGACCTGCTTGTCCACTGCGACTTAGTGCTTTTTGTCTACATTCAGTCTGTGCCTCAGGGAACTCGGCCGGGGCGGTACTGCTCAGCTGCTTGCACAGATAGCTGTCCAACCACAGCTAGGATTCACCCAGAAGAGCAGGTGTTGCCCTGGTTAGAGATGTGACATTTGTGAGCCTTTCATGCATCCTGGGTCAAGGTCAAGCTATAAAATGTTGATGTGACAGTGTTGGTTCTATTTGCACCCTACAGGTCCAGTTTCTTTACACGTCTCTGGTAAAGCAGCAGGAGGAACAAACAAGGGTAGCTCTGTTGGAACAACAGGTACTCATGAGGGTTCCTTCTATATTCAGTTTAACCTTTGAGAAATGGAATTTTTCCTCATGTTTACACTGTTGAATGAGGAACCATTTGTAAGTTctagaaaatgtttttttaaaaactttaacaaAAATGTTGAAAGTGATGACTTGTGCGAGCCATATATTCCCATTACTATCTTTAGGCTAAACAGAATTCTCTAAGGTGACATGGCAGTTTTCTTGACATGTCGGTAGATGTTTGCCTTAGCAAAATTTCTTCTTCCCTAAATGGCTGGTAGTCTGACAGGATGTTCCTAATAGAACTACTTGATAGTAGTTCTCAAGTAGAACTCAAAGAGAGACCAGTTACTCTCAGAGACCAGAGATTTTTAGTATATTCGAAACCAGGGAACAGccatctccttcccttccccacaaAAAGGAGGATGAGGAGGACAGATTCTAACCAGCAACTTCTTAAGCTGCTCCTCACTCACTTAGACCTCACACTTTGGCTTTGCTCCTTGGACAGAGCTTCTTCATTTATCAACATCTCCCTGTGCTCAGAGGAGTTCTTGGTCTGATGGCACAACCTGTTTTTTTCTTACGATACTAAAGAAACATCCAGTCAGGAAAACTAGACAGTATACAGTAGCTGTCATTGTCTTGTCTTGGGCACTTTTTTCCAGATGCAGGCATGTACTTTagactttgaaaatgaaaaacttgACCGTCAAAATATGCAACATCAATTGCATGTAATTCTTAAGGAGCTCCGCAAAGCAAGAAATCAAATAACACAGTTGGAATCCTTGGTGAGTCTGGAATGGTTAGACAAAAActtatttcatctttctttttctgccatcTTTCTATTTATATGTCAAAGCAGTTCCCAAAATAGAAGGATACAGTTTAAGAATAGCTGTTTCTTAAATTAgtcaaatcaaatcccttgcctCATGTGAAGCATCTGCCCTTTGAGCATCAGTTGAAAGTACTAGACAGAGGGACATTACTGGCCTCTTGGTAATGATAACATTACCAGTGCCTGGGATCATCCCCACCCACTCTGGGCTCTGTGATTCTGGAGGCACTGAACAGACTTTGGTCTGGGGGACAAAGGGAGCAAGGCAGGGCAGTTTTAGATTCTGAACTGAAATTGTGCTTTtctctttaaacaaaaaaaagaaagaaaaaattgctGCTTTTAGGGCTAATGGACTATTACTGTTAAT from Bubalus kerabau isolate K-KA32 ecotype Philippines breed swamp buffalo chromosome 22, PCC_UOA_SB_1v2, whole genome shotgun sequence includes these protein-coding regions:
- the CEP55 gene encoding centrosomal protein of 55 kDa isoform X4, with the translated sequence MSSRNPKDLIKSKWGPKPSNSKSETALEKFRGEMTALKTSVGEITSGKGKLIDKDRHKLLEKIRVLEAEREKNVYRLTEKDKEIQRLRDQLKAKHSSTALLEQLEEKTKEVERREQLLKSLSEETDVLKKQLSATTARLAELEGKANTLHLSQTVATSCFNSSMSNIHEMEVQLKDALEKNQQWLVYDQQREVYVKALLAKIFELEQKLETAPQTLPQQTKKTESEGYLQEEKQKYYNHLLENAKKDLEVERQTITQLNFELSEFRRKYEETQKEVQDLNQLLCSQRKADVQHLEDDRHKTEKIQRLKEENDLAREKLEEEKKRSEELLSRVQFLYTSLVKQQEEQTRVALLEQQMQACTLDFENEKLDRQNMQHQLHVILKELRKARNQITQLESLETQVRSHMLCGN